In one window of Juglans regia cultivar Chandler chromosome 3, Walnut 2.0, whole genome shotgun sequence DNA:
- the LOC109002137 gene encoding casparian strip membrane protein 1-like, with the protein MRTGDSTTVDVPQSSAVPKGKATLVTVAKQKGGWKRGVAIFDFILRLGAIVAALAAASMMGTSDETLPFFTQFFQFQASYDDLPTFQFFVIAMGIVGGYLVLSLPFSIVSIVRPHAIGPRLLLLILDTVALTLNTSAAAAAAAIVYLAHNGNSNTNWLAICQQFGDFCQKVSGAVVASFVSVVVFVFLILLSALAIRKL; encoded by the exons atgaggaccGGTGATTCAACCACAGTTGATGTTCCACAATCGAGCGCTGTCCCTAAAGGGAAAGCAACTCTGGTGACAGTCGCAAAGCAGAAGGGTGGATGGAAAAGAGGAGTTGCCATATTCGACTTCATTCTCAGACTAGGAGCTATTGTAGCTGCTTTAGCCGCCGCATCCATGATGGGTACTAGCGACGAGACTCTCCCATTCTTCACCCAGTTCTTCCAGTTCCAAGCTAGCTACGATGATTTGCCCACTTTTCA GTTTTTCGTCATTGCAATGGGAATAGTTGGTGGGTACCTAGTCCTGTCGCTCCCCTTTTCCATTGTATCCATCGTTCGGCCCCATGCCATCGGACCAAGACTACTGCTCCTCATTTTAGACACA GTGGCGCTTACTCTAAATACTTCTGCTGCCGCTGCAGCTGCTGCCATAGTTTACTTGGCTCACAACGGCAATAGCAACACGAATTGGCTGGCTATATGTCAACAATTTGGTGATTTCTGTCAGAAAGTGAGTGGGGCCGTGGTGGCGTCGTTCGTTTCAGTGGTTGTGTTCGTGTTCCTTATTTTGTTATCTGCTTTGGCCATCCGAAAGCTTTGA
- the LOC109002140 gene encoding mRNA-decapping enzyme-like protein gives MSQTGKLMPNLDQQTTKMLNLTVLQRMDPFIEEILITAAHVTFYAFNIESNQWSRKDVEGSLFVVKRNTQPRFQFIVMNRRNTDNLVENLLGDFEYEVQVPYLLYRNASQEVNGIWFYNPRECEDVANLFSRILNAFSKVPSKSKVASSKSEFEELEAVPTMSVMEGPLEPSSSATDAPEDSSFRNIFSAATNIGSSGLNLANSRQSSQPSYHSSSALPLSSHSPSVISSPAPTPQVSSLSLLASSNPTPLHETFDPISNSNQVANLLKPSLFFSPPSSSSALMMLPISSSVPTAPALHPPLNLQRPYGTPMLQPFPPPTPPPSLTPSSAPQNDAPFISRDRVRDALIMLVQDDQFIDMFYKALLKVHHP, from the exons ATGTCTCAGACCGGAAAGTTGATGCCAAATCTCGATCAGCAGACCACCAAAATGCTCAACCTAACCGTGCTCCAGAGAATGGATCCCTTCATCGAAGAGATTCTGATCACAGCGGCGCATGTTACGTTCTACGCGTTCAATATTGAGAGCAACCAATGG AGTCGCAAAGACGTTGAAGGATCTCTTTTTGTCGTTAAGAG GAATACTCAACCACGGTTCCAGTTCATTGTAATGAATCGGCGTAACACAG ATAACCTGGTAGAGAATCTATTGGGAGATTTTGAGTATGAAGTTCAAGTTCCATATCTGTTGTACCGGAATGCATCCCAAGAGGTTAATGGTATTTGGTTTTACAATCCACGGGAGTGTGAGGATGTTGCAAATCTATTTAGTAG GATACTCAATGCATTTTCAAAAGTTCCTTCAAAGTCAAAAGTAGCTTCAAGCAAAAG CGAGTTTGAGGAACTTGAAGCAGTCCCAACCATGTCGGTGATGGAAGGTCCTCTTGAGCCATCATCATCTGCCACTGATGCTCCTGAAGATTCTTCTTTCCGAAATATTTTTAGT GCAGCTACAAATATTGGAAGCAGTGGTTTAAACCTAGCAAACTCAAGACAGTCGTCACAGCCCTCCTATCATTCTTCTTCAGCTCTCCCTCTATCTTCTCATTCACCCAGTGTTATTTCCTCTCCTGCACCAACTCCACAAGTttcatcactctctcttttgGCTTCCTCTAATCCGACACCCCTCCATGAGACTTTTGATCCAATCAGCAACAGCAATCAGGTAGCTAATCTTCTAAAgccctctttatttttttcaccccCATCTTCCTCGTCTGCATTGATGATGCTGCCTATCTCTTCATCTGTGCCAACCGCTCCTGCTCTTCACCCTCCCCTGAATTTGCAACGCCCATATGGCACCCCAATGCTTCAACCATTTCCACCACCGACTCCACCACCATCTCTTACTCCTAGCTCTGCTCCTCAAAATGATGCACCATTTATTAGCAGAGACAGAGTTCGTGATGCACTTATTATGCTTGTTCAG GACGATCAATTTATTGACATGTTTTACAAGGCATTGTTGAAGGTGCACCATCCATGA
- the LOC109002136 gene encoding small RNA-binding protein 11, chloroplastic-like, with protein MAALRRLVAHNPNFSYASLLPPALLICCRGIASKLFVGGLSFYTTEQGLSEAFSQHGQVIEAKIVMDRVSDRSKGFGFVTFASEDEADNAITEMNGKTLNGRVVFVDYAKPKSDFGGGMPIARGPPEPIVADN; from the exons ATGGCGGCGCTGAGAAGACTCGTTGCTCATAATCCTAATTTTTCATACGCTTCCCTTCTTCCTCCAGCTCTTCTAATTTGTTGCAGAGGAATAGCTTCCAAGCTTTTCGTCGGAG GATTGTCGTTCTACACCACAGAGCAAGGATTATCAGAAGCATTTTCTCAACATGGTCAAGTTATTGAAG CTAAAATTGTGATGGACAGAGTCTCAGACAGATCAAAAGGATTTGGATTTGTGACCTTTGCATCAGAAGACGAAGCCGATAATGCCATTACAGAGATGAATGGAAAG ACCTTGAATGGACGTGTCGTCTTTGTGGACTATGCAAAGCCCAAATCCGATTTTGGGGGTGGAATGCCAATAGCCAGAGGGCCTCCAGAACCGATTGTGGCTGACAATTGA
- the LOC109002135 gene encoding probable F-box protein At2g36090 gives MAPSSTTTLTPPILSSTTVTEDEGSATTISSIHPDIIQTHILTRLDGPTLASAACTSSQLYTLCTQDILWTNICHSTWPSTNTPRLLHLISTFPNGSRSFFSDSFPLLTNSDPTPTADSPLNPDTSPPELISAVDLYYKGKLVFCKVIETETVSGWFRCSPFRLDLLDPKDVISTPIRLPDCEDACLELEKDLALSWIMIEPIGRRAVNLSSHKAVSVQRHWLSGEIQVRFVTIMTGERGSSSEFVQCGIVLTCGGSEGGELQLREVSLHIENMDGKHLNGKDSLAILGRVLEGKKRGKRRREEEEEDGRKKYQDYLERTKERKARKLRTEGTLDTLCMAFGVLVFSSFWMFVLCR, from the coding sequence ATGGCTCCCTCTTCCACTACTACTCTAACGCCACCCATCCTCTCCTCAACCACCGTCACCGAAGATGAAGGCAGCGCCACCACAATCTCCTCCATCCATCCTGATATTATTCAAACTCATATATTGACCCGCCTGGACGGGCCCACCTTAGCCTCCGCCGCCTGTACATCATCCCAGCTCTACACCCTTTGCACTCAGGATATACTCTGGACAAACATTTGCCACTCCACGTGGCCCTCAACCAACACGCCACGTCTCCTCCACCTCATCTCCACGTTCCCCAACGGGTCCCGCTCCTTCTTCTCCGACTCCTTCCCGCTTCTCACCAATTCCGATCCCACCCCCACAGCCGACTCCCCGCTTAACCCCGACACTAGTCCGCCCGAGCTGATCTCTGCCGTCGATCTTTACTACAAAGGAAAGCTCGTTTTCTGCAAGGTCATCGAGACCGAGACCGTGTCCGGTTGGTTCCGGTGCTCCCCGTTTCGGCTTGACCTTCTGGACCCAAAAGACGTGATCTCAACGCCAATACGGTTACCGGACTGCGAGGACGCCTGCCTAGAGCTCGAGAAGGACCTTGCGCTGAGCTGGATTATGATTGAACCGATTGGACGGCGGGCGGTTAACCTCTCGAGCCACAAGGCAGTGTCGGTTCAGCGGCACTGGCTGAGCGGAGAGATACAAGTACGTTTCGTGACGATCATGACCGGTGAAAGAGGATCCTCGTCGGAGTTCGTACAGTGCGGGATTGTGCTAACGTGCGGCGGGTCGGAGGGAGGGGAGCTGCAGTTGAGGGAGGTAAGCTTGCATATAGAAAACATGGATGGGAAGCATTTGAACGGGAAGGACAGTTTGGCCATACTTGGGAGGGTGTTGGAGGgcaaaaagagagggaaaagaaggagagaagaggaggaggaggatggaAGGAAAAAGTACCAAGATTATTTGGAGAGAACGAAGGAGAGAAAAGCGAGAAAGTTGAGAACGGAAGGGACATTAGACACGTTGTGTATGGCATTTGGGGTGTTGGTATTTTCCAGTTTTTGGATGTTCGTCTTGTGCAGATAA